The Octopus sinensis unplaced genomic scaffold, ASM634580v1 Contig15097, whole genome shotgun sequence genome contains the following window.
AGGAACAATAGAAAACCCATCACAACTTGACAACAACTTGCGTGCTTCTCTTTTAAATGTTATTGAAAAAGATCCAAATGTGGGGGTCAATTTagcaaaattaatatttctttatttatatggaGCAATTTCTACTCTTACGGGGTTGTTTACATATGATCGAATGACCTTGCAGTAAATGGATCAGCTTGACATTTACTTTACATTCACAACTTCCGATTGGTGCAGGTTTGGGTTCTTCAGCTGCATATTCCTCAACTTTGACTGCTTGTATTCTAATAATGCAACAGGtttagaatattaaaatttcaGTATAGGCTATTTTACCAATAAATGGAGAAATATGTTCAAGTGATttagatattattaataaatggaCTTTTCTTTGCGAATGTTTGGCTCATGGAACTCCTTCCGGTGTAGACAACACTGTATCTGTATACGGTTCTTTATATTTAACCTTTAATAAATGTATAGGAGGATTTGTTAGTTATAAAGCTGGCTCAGTCTCTACGTTTTcaacgtttttgacaaaaaataacaattttagaGAAACAAAACTAATGATTATGATTGTCAATACAAAAATACCAAGATCAACCAAAAATCTGGTAAACGGTGTACGGAATCTTTacgaaaatgtaattttataaaatattattctagtttccaaaaataattgaaaatgttttaaacGCTATGGGTGAGATTAGCGAGAAGGCCTGGAGATGTCTGGGAGAGGATCTTTGTGAACAAACTGTAAAAGAATTGATGAGAATGGCCCATGCAAGTTTAAATTTATTGGGCGTCTCTTGTGATGAGTTGGATTTTGTAGTAAGTCAAGCTCGCCGTTATGGATTTTCTGCAAAATTAACTGGAGCCGGTGGAGGAGGATGTGCGATAGTGCTTATTCCTGAAGGTTTGCTTGATAAAATATTCGAAGATGTTGATGAGAAAGAATTTGTACGTTTTCGTGAAAGTTTACCACAAGATTATAAATGTTACGATGTTACGCTTGGTAGTAGAGGCCTTACACTCGATAGAatggaataatatttatttctattttgtaatttttacttTGAAAAGTGTTAAAATAGTTTCAatctctttaaaaatattaaaataccctATAAAAATGTCTTTCATCTGAAAAGTTACATTCTCGAACAGCTTATCAGAATTTCATTTGCTCTCGTCTGCCACAGCTGCCGGCCATACCTGTTATCTGTTCGAAACTCGAAAAAAATCAAAGTAAATTTATCTTCCAAACAGTTTGGAATTAGTCTTGCGCTTGGAACAAGTAATGTCATCGGTGAGCAGGCCTAAGTATTCATGAAGAAGATTGAAAACAACAAATCATAGTTTTGAAACATCTatggaaaagtaaataaaataattcgaTCAGAATTCATATTTAAAATGTACTAAATTTTATCTGCGTGTTTTAGAATGTCAAAGAAGTATCATCTTTATTTACATCATAACCTAAAAAGTTGAAATAATGCTTAAATATGGCCTGAACCACGTCGTTAAACAGGCCCTCAATGCCGCAGGCTTCCCTTCTGTTCTGGAGCCTGCCGGCGACGGCAAGCGTCCAGACGGTATGACGGTCTTTCCATTCTCGGAGGGGAAATGTCTCGTTTGGGATGTTACCTGCACGGACACCTTTGCCCCGGGACCGTTGTTCAGTCTGCGTCCTCCCCCGGCTTCGCTTCCCGTTGGGCTGAGGAGACGAAGCGGAAGAAATACGCCTCTCTCCCACCAAATTACCACTTTGTCCCGATTGCTGTGAGACAAGTGGAGTGATAGGGACGGCCGGAGTGTCGCTTCTGACCGAAATTGGGAATGCATCCACAAGTGCACGAAGGACCACCGCCAAATCGGCTGGCTGTACCAGAGGATATCGATCGCAATCTTGCGAGGTAACTCGCTTGCAATCCGAGGTGCAGCCACTGCTGACACTTAATTAGCTATTTTGAAGAATCCTTTTTCTTTGCTATAAGTAACCTTTTAATTGATGCCAAAAAAATCACCAAGTCGGTAGGttcaaataatgaaatataaaataagccCGTTCTTTATACTCGGACAGTTTTAAGCATAATCAAATgataattcaataaaaataagattttttttgggTAGAAGAATAGTTTATACTAGATCGCCAATAAATCGACAAATCTTTAAATTCAAACTTTATTTATTAGTTGAGACTAAtcatatatgaaagaaaagaatagtGTGTCAAAAAAggctaaattttgtttttataacaaatatttggttttattcaattaaatttggaatttttttgatattttcttcacCAACagtaatcaaatcaaatcaaaatttattccaaagaccacagttaaccaaaagaaaaaactaaCTAGGTGATCCCGACGAATTTGATCATTGCTCTCAGCTTCGCTCTGTGCTGCTCTCTTGAGCCCACACAAGATCGTTGAGGGCGGATCGTTTCTTTATACCATTGATGCCCTTTTGTATTCTTCTCAATGAGAGTTTCGAAAGAGATTGGTGGTTTGATAGCTTCACCTGTATACCACCTTTCGGTAAGTGTGAAAGCTCTTTCTGGGTTGCGGAGATTTTACGGATGTTTGTATTCGAAATCAGTGGCCCCCATGAGGCACAAACATATGAGATACATGGTTCGATATACTGTGAGTAGAGTGTTTTAAGTATAGGGTGATTTCCCATTTTCCATAGACCAGTTAGACATTTCAGGTtgattttcttttcacatttgtTCAGCACATTTGTGACATGTTTAGAGAAGTTCATGTGCGTGTCATAA
Protein-coding sequences here:
- the LOC115230259 gene encoding mevalonate kinase-like; protein product: LPINGEICSSDLDIINKWTFLCECLAHGTPSGVDNTVSVYGGFVSYKAGSVSTFSTFLTKNNNFRETKLMIMIVNTKIPRSTKNLVNGVRNLYENIENVLNAMGEISEKAWRCLGEDLCEQTVKELMRMAHASLNLLGVSCDELDFVVSQARRYGFSAKLTGAGGGGCAIVLIPEGLLDKIFEDVDEKEFVRFRESLPQDYKCYDVTLGSRGLTLDRME